ACCATATCAGTACCTCCGGTCATTTGTAGTTTCTCAGCAGCCCGACTACTACTCCAATAACCTTGAAGTCCGTGCGGTCGGTGCTGACCGCAATCGGCTGGAAATTTGGGTTCTCGGGAAGCAGAACTACCTGCCCGTTCTTGCGCGTGAACCGTTTCACCGTGGCCTCGTCATCCAAAAGCGCCACGATGATGTCGCCATTTTGCGGCTCGGCATCTTGCCGCACGATCACCAAATCGCCAGCCATAATGCCCGCGCCACTCATGCTCTCGCCGTGGACCCGGAGCAGGAAACAGTCTTGGAACCGGCTGAGCGATATATGCGCCTCGACATTTTCCACTGCCAGCACGGGCGAGCCGGCGGCAATGCGGCCAATTAAAGGCAAGGTATATGGCTGGACTGCACTCTTGAGCGAACGGGCCTGACCCGGCGTACGGCCAAGAATCCCCTGCTCGGCGAGAATGTCCAGATGATACTTCACCGCCTTTGTACTTCTGATGCCCACGGCCCTTGCGATTTCCCTGAAGCTCGGCGGGAATCCGTGCTCTTCGACATATTGTCTTACGAACTGAACAATCTTGTCCCGGCGGTTCTTGTCTTTGGTAAACATATGTTTACATGCTAATAGGGGTGGTGTGTTTGTCAAGTAATTTCTCGCGGGGCTAAGTTTTGTTCTAGTGTTGGGGCATTGTGGGCCTAGACGTTACTGAATGAGGTAATATACTGGCAGGCGTGCTGGCTCGGTGGGGGGGTAGGGGGCGGTGCTTGGCCACCCGTGTCTCCAAGGTTCAAGCTCTCTGTTTTCTATTGATTATTCGTCGGTTACGGTCGTTCTATTCTCAAGAAAGACAATCAGGGCGGTTCTGAGATAGCATTTTGCGGCGCTGTGCCAAGTGGTGCCGCATGATGTTTTCCAGGCGTTTCTCTAAGCAGTTGTCTCGGACTTTCTCGTACCAGTTTACGCTTCGCCCTGTTGTGGCTCGTGCCTTGCGCCGCAGAGGACCGTGATTGTCCCGAGACAGGCTCAAAGCAGTTCCCGGCACCAGTCACCGGTTCAGGATTCTCGGGCTATTCCCGGACCTTGTTGGTGGTACTACACAGTGCGTCAGCGCCTTGGGCCGGGCATATCTGGTGGCTTCAATAAGGGGCCCGGTCACTGACTGACGGCAATCGAAAAGGGAGCCGAACGACACGGACGACCAGTACCGGCTGCTGCCAGTTTCGGTCTCTTGTCTTGTCCCCGCGCGTTTGCCCCCTCGACTCTCCGCCTTCTCTCCTACTTGACACCAGGCGAATTCAGTGTAGTTGTTGGTCGTGACGAGCAGCTCATCGCCCGCGACCGAGACATGAGCAGTAGGGACCGGGCCGGCCGCTGTCAGTCTTTGCAAACATAAGGAGGAATGGTGAAACCAGTCAGTATCGTTACCGCGGCACTCGGCTGTGTACTGGTGCTGGTCGGGATATTCTTTCTGGTAGTAAGTCGGGGTGGTTACGGAATCGTTCCACTGGCAATTGGTGCTACGCTAGTATATCTCGGTTTCCGGCCCGGCCGGACGTCGCTCGCCGTGTTCGGCCATACCTGCATTATTATTGGCTGTGTGCTTGTGACCTTGGGTATTTACCTGTTGCCATATTCGCGGCCGAGCCTCGGGCACGTTTTCTTCCGACCTTTGTTCTGGGGCATGTTTTCGATTCTGGGCGGCGTGTGCGCGAATTACCACGCGTTCTGTAACTGCATAAAGCGGCGGCCGGCTGAGAAGCTCTGACCGAGTTGCCCAGAGAATACATTAGCCAATGGTCATGGTGCGGCGGGGTGATATTGGGTCATTCCCGGACGTCCAGTGTCAGGCGTGGTGCATAAGACGTTGTTCTACCGCTTGAGTTTCGCGGACGTGTTGCTCATCGCGGTCGTGTTGGCTGGGCCGGTTCTTGCCCTGCGGTCAGCGATTGTCCGGCCGGCACAGGCGAAGACGGTCTATGTGTATCACGATAATCGGCTGCTTGTGACGCAGTCGCTGGCAAGGGATACCGTAATACTACTGTTATCGGGTTTCAGACCTAGAGCATCGGCCAGTAGGAGCGTGCCGTCAGGGTTGAGAGTTGAAGTGAAGGCAGGCCGGGTAAGGGTCGCTGAGTCAGATTGTCCGCACCAATTGTGCGTGCGTCGGGGGTGGATAAGCCGGGCCGGACAGGTAGTCGTCTGCGTGCCAAACCGGGTACTCATCGAAATAAGGGGAACAGATGCCGGTGGAATTGATGCAGAAACACACTGAGCAGGCGAACCGTCTTGGCCGTGTGGTGACGCAAGAACAGGC
This genomic window from candidate division WOR-3 bacterium contains:
- a CDS encoding NusG domain II-containing protein, whose amino-acid sequence is MSGVVHKTLFYRLSFADVLLIAVVLAGPVLALRSAIVRPAQAKTVYVYHDNRLLVTQSLARDTVILLLSGFRPRASASRSVPSGLRVEVKAGRVRVAESDCPHQLCVRRGWISRAGQVVVCVPNRVLIEIRGTDAGGIDAETH
- the lexA gene encoding transcriptional repressor LexA, translating into MFTKDKNRRDKIVQFVRQYVEEHGFPPSFREIARAVGIRSTKAVKYHLDILAEQGILGRTPGQARSLKSAVQPYTLPLIGRIAAGSPVLAVENVEAHISLSRFQDCFLLRVHGESMSGAGIMAGDLVIVRQDAEPQNGDIIVALLDDEATVKRFTRKNGQVVLLPENPNFQPIAVSTDRTDFKVIGVVVGLLRNYK